From the Anguilla rostrata isolate EN2019 chromosome 5, ASM1855537v3, whole genome shotgun sequence genome, the window CCTCCGGAGCCTGCCCGACGACAGGGCGGCGGGGTCCTCGGCGCCGCACTCCTGGGCGAGCCGGCGCACGGCGGCCCCGCCCCGGTAGCAGGACAGCGCCCCGGGCCGGGCGAACACGCGCCCGTTCTCCCGCGGCACCTCGCACGCCTCGCGGCTCAGCACCAGGAGCTCcagggccgccgccgccgccggcttCAGCAGGACCAGCGCCCTCTCGCCGCCCCTCCCGGGGAGCTCCAGCCGGGCGAAGTGCCGGCACAGCCTCCTCTCCAGCCCGGAAACGGAGTCGTCCTCGGCGAGGGGTCCGCCCGGGGTCGCGTCCCGGGACGTGAACGCCGCCAGCGGCATCGCGGACACCGCCCCCCGCGGGCACCGGTTGAACAGCATGACTTGCGCCAGAACGGCCTGGGCGAGGCCCCCGTAGCTCCGCCGCGTCGGATCCCGCCGGAACCGGCTCTGCATCCCTTCCAGCTTCCTGTCCAGGTACGAGCTCAGCAACTTCACGTCCCGCACCAGCCTCAGCTGCAGCGGCGGGGCCGGCTCGTCCTCCCAAACGGGGCCCGGGGCGCCCGAGGGGACCAGCTCGCCCCACCTCTCGCGGAGCATCGCCCGGAAGCCGCGAGCGGACTGCGCCAGGTCCGAGTTTCCCGCGGCCAAGGCTTCGTCCTCCACCGCGCAGCAGATGCCCTGCAAGTCGCAGCTCAGCCGGCGGGCCAGAGAAGGGGTCCCGCACGACTTCATCTCCTCGTCGAAACCTGCCAGGCCTCTCACGGCCGACTCAACGTGAGGAAAGTTCGAGGGGGTCAAGAGGTCCTCCATCTTCCTCAGCGGcgtcctcttcctcacctccaCCAGCAGCTTGGCGACCGTCCTGAGCCTGTGTCTGATGTACTCGTACCTCCTGCCGTCGCCTCCCGATCTTCTCAGCACATCTTCCCCCAGCTTCAGAATACAGGTGTCCTCCTTCGCGGTGGCAAAAACGTCGTCCTCCATCATCCCGCTCACCAGCCTCTTCAGGTCCTCGCTGACGCTGGGGGTCGAGGGCGTCGGCAGGGCCCAGCAGGCCTGCGCGCGTGCCCGTCTGAACTTGGAGGCCTGGTCTCTGACCTCCTTCGGCTTCAGCTTGCAGTTCTTCATGTGCTTCCACAGGAGGAGCTTGGAGAAGAGCCCCTTGCAGTGCAGGCAGTACCTGAAGTCGCCGAGCTCCCGTTTAGGGCCAAACCTGCGACAGACGACCAGCTCCCCGGCCCCGGTCCGGGCCACTCGGGAGTTGTGGGTGAAGTCGCCCCTGTTTCGCAGCTGGTGCAGCCTCAGGCGCCTCTCTTTGGAGTTTTTGGGAAAGCGCACCGCGCTCGCCACCTCCGGCTCGCCGAGGTGGACGCCCTCCAGGTGCCGGGCGATTTTGCAGTAGCCCTTCTGGCAGTAGAGGCAGTAGTGCCGCTTGCCGCGAAGCCCCCCGCGGCCCCCCGGAACGGGCCCGTCGCCGGCCCGCggcccctcccgcccccgcaGGCCCGGCGGGAGACCGTCCgcccccgggggcggggctctgaaaGGGCGCGCGTCTTCGTCCGAGAGCCCGCCGCCTGGACTGCCGGCTTCGGAGTCTTCCTCTCCAGGATCTTCCCAAAGAGACTGTGTGaggagaacaaaacaaaatcctgaCACCAGAATCTAACAAAACCGACTAAAAACGTaacccaaaaaacacaaaactgtaaCATGTGACTGTTTCCAAGGATACGCTGCATTTCTCATGCATGTATCTGAAGTATGCACGGCATTCATATTTCCAATATAACAGAGGctgcttgcattttattttgtgtagtttacacctcctccaccttcagAGAAACACACCCCTGCAGAATTTTGAGTATTGATGCATCCATTTTGGGAGATAAACTGCATTTAGCATTTTGGAAGAGGATAAACCTTTTAGCACATTTTGGCCCATCCATGACCACTTCCTTCTCTTTCCACTATGGTTGAGATAAACGCTGGATCCCGATTGGTTGGTTGATGCCTGTAGCTCTAACCTACTGACATGGGGAAAACTGAATCTAATCACTAAATAAAGCTCAAATTGCATATTACTTGTAAGCCACTCAAAGCAAATGCACAAACAGGATTTCACAGACATTATAAAATAAGCAAAGGcggaaagacagacacacacatttgcatattaaatacttaaaaatggttaaaaaaaaacaaaaacaaaaaacaagtgaCTTTATAACTACAAGCCTGGCTAGCATCTTCTGCAGATTCTATAGACCCACCAGAAACTCCCgctttttaaatacagaagGCATGGCATTTTCAGCACTACATAACAGAATGTAATTTCCCTACAGAACAGCCCACTGCATCAGGTGTACTTGAGatggaacacatcaaatacctggGAGAAGGTTTTGTCGCTCCCTGAGCAGGCGAATGGTTTCTTCCTGCTGGAGCAAGCGAAAGCTTTGCCGCTCTCCGAACAGCCGAAACGTTTCCACGTGCCGCGCTGCTCCTCCTCGTGCGTCTGCAGCTCGAGAGCGTCCGGAAACGTCTTCCCACAGCACGTGCAGATGAACTCCTCCCGTCCCTCTATTCCCCAGCGACTCTCTGCTTCTGCTGACGCATCGGAACTCGCCTCGCACGGGGCTCTTCCTCCACGCCGTCCGCATCCTTCCGAAACCATTCCCGAGGGCAATTCCAGCCCCAAGTCTCCGGACCCCAAAAGGGGGACAGCGTGGTCGGgacgctcccgctcccgctccccctCCGGCTCCTGCCTCAGTTTGACTTGCAGCCCCTTCTCTGGGTCTCCTGCAGGGCAGGGCTGCATgtgcagctcctcctcctcacagagGGGTCCTTCACCACCGTTAGCAGCAGCTACGGCTGCCCCTGATGTGCCTGCGCAAAAATGCAGCAATCTTGAAATCTAAACTGCTGTTAATTGGTAACATGACACAACTTGACTGGATTTGGCTTGATGACCTTCTATAATATAGTCTGTAACATACTATAATCCCCACAGGATATTACCACAGCTAGTCTCCTCGAAGATCTTCTgttctgcctctgattggcttgtCCTTGGGTCCTCTTCCAGCCAATCCCCGCTGAGCAGCACAGATTCTGACCAATCCTGCTCCCCGTCTACAGGCTGACAAACGGGAAGTGATAAGATTCTGTGAATCTGAAGCTCTGAACAAGTTTAATAGCCACTAAATATACACATTCAATGgtgccaaattatttttttttcatttttgaatatttatatgAACAGCAATATGCTACACTACATGAAcaaaagcatgtggacacctgacatccaacatctcacccaaaattatgggcattaatatggagcacCCTTTGCTGCAATAGcaacctccacttttctgggaaggcgttatactagatgctggagcattgctgcagggatttgcttgcattcagccagaagagcattatgGCACTTCTCCGTTGACCAGCACGGCGCGGTACAGGACGGCAAGCATTCGCATCCTACCCATGCCGTGCTGCCTGTTGCGCTTCTCCATTACACAACAGACCCGTGAAGGTAGGAGGAGTCATGGGAGGAGTAAAGTGGAGGAAAGCTTCTGAGGAGCACGCCATGGTGGTGATGTACATATTCAGgagacacaacaacacaacacaacacaacacaacacaatggaGGAACCCGAAGCTATGCTGTACGCTTTCGTCGCCATTTGGTTTTGGATTAACCGtagttattttgaaaaatgcaaagaGAGTGGAAGCAACTGTCCAACCTGaggaattttctttttccatcttTAAATAACTCACAGAAGTAATTAGAATTTGCTAGTTAAGGTTACTCTATGTTTCCgttgtggtatttaaaaatggcggttgctgCCGGTGAACAAACATGGGATGGCGTATTTGTGACTATTTCCATTGACCAATCAATGGTCTGCAGTATCGAATTGCAGCACGGATAGTACCTACCCCAGAGCTGTAGCTAAAATCTGCACGGGTCCTTGTGGCCCGGCACGGGTCAGGTGGCAGTGGAGAAAGCGAAACACAGCGGGAGCACGGATTCCGGCACGGCACGGCGGTGGAGAAGCGCCATTAGTGATGGTGGGCagtgattgggtgattaggcctggctcgcaattggctttccaattgatccatAAGGTGTTTGAGGTCAGGGTTCTGCGCTGACCAGTCAGGTTAGTCTACaacagtggtctcaaactcagtgccatggagggccgtgtgtatgcaggtttttattccagcctcaTATCTTgattataaaattaattcactTATTCGCTGAAATAGGGATACGGGTCTGCACATAATGGTGACCTGACGTCTATGGTGGCCCGCATTGTCTAAACAAAAACTcgcttatattctgtgcttcaatgcagttaaacgcatatggctgaatgagtaattgggctcaattaaggcagcattaattggttggaatgaaaacctgcatgcacacggccctccatggcaacgagtttgagaccactgatctacactgttctcaacaaaaccatttctctgTGAActttgctgtgtgcccgggacattgtcatgctgaaacaggaaagggccttccccaaacccTTCACTAACCTAAcccaaaccaagaaaaacagccccagaccaagagtTGTAATTTAGTGCACTTAAGAAACATTGCATTCACTGTGCCAGAAATCAATAGGTAGACTTAACAATTTGGTAGATATAAAGATACAGGTCCCAACGAGATTTGAACTCGATTTCAGAGTCCAGTGCTAACCAACTACATCATAAAACCATACCAACAAGCTATGGGAAAACATGTTTCCCGCATTGCAATTTGCATTATTATCGAAAACAACGTATCCTAACTAGAAAACCAGTGAACCATTAACGTGACAAAACGGTATTTTAACAACCAACGGGATTAATCATTctatacattatatatacatatggaAAACGGAttacgaaaaaaaaagaaccaagtTTATTTAAGTGTTCATTATATTGCATTGGATGCCGGTGAATATAAACGGTGAAACAGCTTCCAAGGATATAAGAACAGGAACATTGATATCTAACAGAATATCGAACGAGACCGATTCAGATAGTGCAGTCTTCTTACCAACACTGAAAGGCCAACTACGTTATACATTTTAGCTGGGTAATGACCACGCCGATATTAATTATCGTATGTCCTGACCTGACCGAAATTCCATAACGTAAATGGAAGCTCGTGCAGGGTCACTTAACCTCTGTTGCATTTACCTCGTACTTTATGTCCATGGCATCCGTAACAGTCTTCATCTTCTCCACAGGTACGTACTGTTCATCTTCCGCCGGACTTGTGCTCAATACCCCGTCAAAGACTCTCTCTACGGCGACATTTCCTTTCCCTGCAACCTTAGCTATTGGAGGCAAAATACACAATCAACTGCAGGTCGAAAACGATGTCATCTTGCGTCCACATTAGAAGTACGACTGAAATGTTGTGCATTTATATGCAATAAGGTGTGGAACTTACAGTTGTGTGCTTCTCTGAGTTCATCGCAAACCTTAACTTCTAAAGCGATGTTTAGAGAACTGTCCGGCGTTCCCTCTTCGCATCCTCGCGCAGCCCTGAGCTCTCCCTCCATAACCAGTAACTTACATTTTAGCGCCTCGTTCTCTCTTTGGCTTCTGCATATTTCCAATCGTAAAGCCGCAGACGCGTCGTTGACTAGTTTAGTAATCTCTGCGAGTGCTGTTTTAGTTAAAACCTCCATGATGGAGCCCATCTGAACCTGAAAAGAAGTACAAGTCGCCATGTCTTGCTAATTACGTGAACTACACACAGTAGACTCGGGTGAAACCATGGAGCATACCATAGAGTTCAGTGAAGCGAATatacttctttttcttctttgggGTTTAACGGCAGCTTGAATCCTTGGTGTTACATTACTGCCACCTTCTGGAATTAGTTAACTCCTACAGTGTCCGATTTGTCAGATTTTTCCTATAAATCCAGTTCTCTTAAGAAAGCTAACCAGATACTTCCTGCCTTGTCCACTTCCACCACACTCCAGAATGCCCTTAAAACCTGCTGCTGTCAGCCCTAACCTTTCCATTCCCTCCATCATGTCCTTTCTTTCAGATGTACATTTCCTGCAGTTAACAAGTACATGTTCTACAGTTTCTGGGTGCCTGACAATATTCACAAAGTCCATTTGGATGCTACCCTACAATGAGTCCCATTCAGGTTATGTCGTGTCTAGGATCCGACAGACTTCCACGCCAATCGCCAATttgtagaaaacaatttcacgagggaaaagacacaacagcagcaagctcttcagaaagtttagactttattgcacaggtgcacaaagccggatcaattcagcAGAATTGAACCccgattgtcagttttgcacacattttatacacaaattgcGCCCACAACCCCGCTTTAACATATTcctaaaaaggttttttttggcacagtatgGAGTTGTGGTTTCCTGTTCATAGGTCAActtgacaaaaatgacattgctttctgtactttttttttttttactttattcaggttacacaggggtcactgtaaagtattagttTTCTAGCATTTTCTATTAGGTAATAacgttttgttagtttttctGGATTATATTTTTAGTAATATATGATTAGCTTTTGGTTAGTGTTATCTGCCGGAATTATTATTCGATTAGTGTTTTCTGCTGAGTGAGTAAGTATGATTTTTCTAAAACCttctgtgtttgccttttttctacagtggatactgtggtttcttgcgtttccataagctttgCTGCAACGACTGATATAgagttattggattacatatgtgatatatgagtgtatataatttttatcatgaagcattgagagtttggaggaaacagtctgatcaacattgatgggaataccttaactttaacatgtgacgtcatcacaCTCATGGAGAGTCTCAAAATTCTCCTACAGTTACTTTGTCCTATTCTTAGTCTGGTCATTACTACCTCCTCTTTTCTACTCCCtctgctgtttctctccctACCCACTGTGTTTTGAATTGCATGTAGATGTCTTCCTCATATCTCCCGATCCCAGAGCTGCTGCCACTCTTTATTGATTTCCTTCCATGCAATACCCTTTCCTTCCGATTTTGAAAGATTAATTATGGTGTCtatgttctcttttttaacagtttttttttggctagtTTGTCCACTCtctcatttcccacaatgcccaaGTGCGCAGGAACCCAAATGAGTGTGACCACAGTTCCTTGTTTTATTACTTGTGAATGTATTTCCATTATTCCAAATATTAAGTCAAGTTGGCAATTACGGGATGTACCTAGCTTTAGGCTGTACAAAGCAGATGCTGAATCACTACAAATCAGTGCTCTGTTAGGTTTTACTTGTTCAACCCACTCTAAAGCCATCCAAATGGCATACAACTCAACCGTATATACACTTAGGAAGTTTGATGTCCGTTTGCATGATTCCATTCTATGGCTAGGAACTGCAACTGCAGAACCAGCGTTGTCTGTTTTTGGATCTTTCGATCCGACCGTAAACACCGGCACATACACTGTGTATCTACTTTCTGTGTAACTATAGAACTAATTTACTAAATCCACACTTTCCTTCTTTGCCTGAACATGGAGTAACTCCGGGTCTATCACCATCGGTTCTAGTGCCCACATAGGGGTTGTAGGCCACAACACCGTGGCGGAATGTCGGTAcacaggagctggagaggagcGCCCAGGCAGTGAAGCGTGGAAAGCAAcaggaaacagcctctactgaGCATGTTCACGGCAGGGCCTGGTCGCGTCACAAACATTACAATAATAGGCTATATCGAGTTATTTTGAGAACATGAGgaataatttaatacattaaaatgtgccGGATGATTTGTGATGATTTTGCGTTCTAACCTCGATGCAGTAATATTATTTCTACCGCACCACTACTACAAGGAGtacatcatttttttatcacaaaCTGTCCTTTTTGCTTTATTGTATCTACGCATCTTAGCATCAACCGTTGCAGcaaactagcaacaaacacGTCAGATTACAGTTTTACTCCTCACTAGGAGTGAGTAAGTATGTGTTTCTTAACAGCACGATTGTCAGAGAAACTCTTGCCGCACAGCGTGCAACCGTACGGTTTCTCCCTGGTGTGGACCCTTTGGTGAGTCCTGAGGTTGGTCAGTTGGGAAAAGCTCTTCCCACACTCGTCACAGCTGTGcggtttctctcctgtgtgcaCACTCTGGTGAGTCTTGAGGGTGTTCAGATGGGCAAAGCTCTTCCCACACTCGTCACAGCTGTGTGGTTTCTTTCCTGTGTGGACACACTGATGATGCTTAAGATCATAGAGACGGGCAAAGCTCTTACTGCACACCGTGCAGCGGAAGCATTTCTCTCTGGTGTGAGTAATCTGGTGAGTTTTAAGACTGATGAACTTGGAGAAGCTTTTACCGCACTGCGCGCAAACAAACGGTTTCTCCCTGGTGTGGACCCTTTGGTGAGTCCTGAGGTTGGTCAGTTGGGAAAGCTTTCCCTCACAGCGTTTTCTCCCTGTGTGACCCTTGTGAGCTTGAGGCAGTTGGCAAGCTCATCCCACACTCTCACAGCTGTGcggtttctctcctgtgtgcaCCCTTTGATGAGACTTGAGGGTGCACAGTTGGGCAAAGCTCTTCCCACATTCATCACAGCTGTGcggtttctctcctgtgtgGACCCTTTGATGAGTCTTGAGGTTGCCCAGTTGGGCAAAGCTCTTCCCACATTCATCACAGCTGTGcggtttctctcctgtgtgGACCCTTTGATGAGACTTGAGGGTGCACAGTTGGGCAAAGCTCTTCCCACATTCATCACAGCTGTGcggtttctctcctgtgtgGACCCTTTGATGAGTCTTGAGGTTGCCCAGTTGGGCAAAGCTCTTCCCACATTTATCACAGCTGTGcggtttctctcctgtgtgtacTCTCTGGTGAGACTTAAGGCCATGGAGACGGACAAAGCTCTTCCCACACTCGTCACAGCTGTGCGGTTTCCCTCCTGAGTGGCCACTCTGATGACGCTTAAGAACGCTGAGAGAGGCAAAGCTCTTATTGCACACCGTGCAGCGGAAGCATTTCTCTCTGGTGTGAGTAATCTGGTGAGTTTTCAGATTGCTGATCTGGGAGAAGCTTTTACCGCGCTTGCTGTTAATCCGCTGGTGCTTTTCCAGGATGCTGGAGCAAGCGAAAGCTTTGCTGCTCTCCGAACAGCCGAAACGTTTCCCCGTGCCGTGCTGCTCCTCCTCGTGCGTCTGCAGCTCGAGAGCATCCGGGAACGTCTTCCTGCAGCACGTGCAGATGAACTCCTCCCGTCCCTCGATTCTCTGGCGACTCTCTGCTTCTGCCGACGTGTTGAAACTCTCCTCGCACAGGGTGCTTCCAGCACGCTGTCCCGGAGAACCCAGAGGGACCGCCATCTCTGCCGAAATGGCATCAGGCGCCTCGccgtggcggccattttgttcctGCTCGAGGTGTGACGTTGGGCCCTCGTTCTTCTCAGAGCGCAGCCTCCGAGAAGCTCTGTAATGGCGAGGAGAGAATCGGTCGTTTGACCGTGCACCTCCGGGCTCCGAGCTTCCTCCGTGCTGTCGGAGCATTTCCTGAACCTTTCCCGATCTGGTGGCCTTGCTCCACGCGCACTGGACCTCCAGCCCCTCTCCAGATCCTGGCAGGGGGTGTCCAGGGGTGAGAGGCTCCCCGTCGGGCTCCTGCTTCAGTTCGGCTTGCAGCCCCTTCTCTGGGTCTCCTGCAGGGCAGGGCTGCATGTgcagctcctccttctcctcacaGAGGGGTCCTTCACCACCGTTAGCAGCAGCTACGGCTGGCTCTGATGTGCCTGCGCAAAAATACAGCTATCTTGAAATCTAAACTGCTGTTAATTGGTAACATGACACAATAATATGACTGGATTAGCCATGATGGCCTTAGCGACTACAACCGGTGAAACCCAATTACAAAGATATTATTAATCCCCACAGGATATTACCACAGCTAGTCTCCTCAAAGATTTCCTGTtctgcctgtgattggctcgTCTTTGGGTCCTCTTCCAGCCGATCCTTGCTGACTGGCACAGATTCTGACCAATCCTGCTCCCCGTCTTCAGgctgacaaacaggaagtgtgaagAACACAAGCAAATCAAAGCCTTTAAGACCAGCATTTCTTCTTCTGAAcctgcctctcccccacccaaacaccaacAGGAACCACTGTCTGTGGACAAATGTTTTCATCACCTCACTTTACTAcagtgcccacacacacacagacacaaggctGAATACAACATGTGATGGGTGATtgggcctggctcacagttggctttccaactgatcctaAAGGTGCTggttggggttgaggtcagggctctgtgctgacCAGTCAGGTTATTCTacactgttctcgacaaaaccatataatgtaaaaccatttctatatggactttgctgtgtgcctgggggtaatgccatgctgaaacaggaaagggccttccccaaactgtccAGAATGCGATTGTATAAGATAACCCTTTACTAACCTAGcccaaaccaagaaaaacagccccaaaccaaGAATTGACATATAGTGCACTTAAGAACCACCACTTCACTGTTCCAGAAATAAACAGGCAGACTAAACAATTACGCAGACAAAGTTACAGGTTCCACCGAGATTTGAACTCGGATCACTGGATTCAGAGTCCAGAGTGCTAACCATTACACCATGAAACCCTAAAAACAAAGTATACAAACACGGGTTTCGCGCAGTGCTATTTGCATTATTATCAAAACAACGAATCATAACTACAAAATCAGTGAAACATTAACGAGACAAAACGCGATTTTAACAACCAACGGGATAAGTCATTCCATTTATACATAAGGAAAATTGATTACTGACAACAAGAACTAAGTTTACTTAACTGTTCATTATATTGTACTTGGATGCCGGTGAATATAAACGGTGGAACTGCTTTCAAGGACATACAAATAGAAACGCTGGTATCTAAAAGAATGTGCAACGAAACTAACTTAGGTCGTGTAGTCTTTATATCAACAATGAAAGTCCATGACATAGCCTAAATGGAAGCTCGTGCAGGGTCACTTAACCTCTATTGAATTTACCTCGTACTTTATGTCCAAGCCATCCGGAACAATCTTTTTCTTCTCCACGAGTACGTACTGTTCATCTTCGGCCGGACTTGTGCTCAATCGCCCGTCAAAGACTCTCTCTACGGCGACATTTCCTTTCCCTGCAACCGTAGCTATTGGAGGCAAAATACACAATCAACTGCAGGTCGAAAACGATGCAATCTTGCGTCTACATTAGAAGTACGGCCGAAATGTTGTGCATTTCCATGCAATAAGGTGTGGAACTTACAGTTGTGTGCTTCTCTGAATTCGTCGCAAACCTTAACTTCAAAATCGATGTTTAGAGAACTGTTCGGCGTTCCCTCTTCGCATCCTCGCGCAGCCCTGAGCTCTCCCTCCAAAACCAGTAACTTACATTTTAGcgcctcgctctctctttggCTTCTGCATATTTCCAATCGTAAAGCCGCAGACGCGTCGTCGACTAGTTTAGTAATCTCTGTGAGTGCTGTTTTAGTTAAAACCTCCATGATGGAGCCCATCTGAACCTGAAAAGAAGCACTAGTCGTCATGTCTTGCTAATTACGTGAACTACAAACAGTAGACTCGGGTGAAACCATGGAGCATACCATAGAGTTCAGTGAAGGGAATGTATTACTTCTTCTTTGGGGTTTAACGGCAGATTGAATCCTTGGTGTTGCATTACTCCCATCTTCTGGAATTAGTTAACTCCTACAGTGTCCGATTTGTCAGATTTTTCCTATAAATCCAGTTCTCTTAAGAATGCTAACCAGATACTTCCTGCCTTGTCCACTTCCACCACACTCCAGAATGCCCTTAAAACCTGCTGCTGTCAGCCCTAACCTTTCCATTCCCTCCATCATGTCCTTTCTTTCAGATGTACATTTCCTGCAGTTAACAAGTACATGTTCTACAGTTTCTGGGTGCCTGACAATATTCACAAAGTCCTTTTGGATGCTTCCCTACAATGAGTCCCATTCAGGTTACTGTGTCCTATTCTTAGTCTGGTCATTACTACCTCCTCTTTTCTACTCCctctcctgtttctctccctaCCCACTGTGTTTTGAATTGCATGTAGATGTCTTCCTCATATCTCCCGATCCCAGAGCTGCTGCCACTCTTTATTGATTTCCATCCATGCAATACCCTTTCCTTCCGATTTTGAAAGATTAATTATGGTGTCtatgttctcttttttaacagctttttttgGCTAGTTTGTCCACTCtctcatttcccacaatgcccaaGTGCGCAGGAACCCAAATGAGTGTGACCACAGTTCCTTGTTTTATTACTTGTGAATGTATTTCCATTATTCCAAATATTAAGTCAAGTTGGCAATTACGGGATGTACCTAGCTTTAGGCTGTACAAAGCAGATGCTGAATCACTACAAATCAGTGCTCTGTTAGGTTTTACTTG encodes:
- the LOC135255867 gene encoding uncharacterized protein LOC135255867 isoform X7, with protein sequence MTTSASFQVQMGSIMEVLTKTALTEITKLVDDASAALRLEICRSQRESEALKCKLLVLEGELRAARGCEEGTPNSSLNIDFEVKVCDEFREAHNWKGNVAVERVFDGRLSTSPAEDEQYVLVEKKKIVPDGLDIKYEPEDGEQDWSESVPVSKDRLEEDPKTSQSQAEQEIFEETSCGTSGAAVAAANGGEGPLCEEEELHMQPCPAGDPEKGLQVKLRQEPEGERERERPDHAVPLLGSGDLGLELPSGMVSEGCGRRGGRAPCEASSDASAEAESRWGIEGREEFICTCCGKTFPDALELQTHEEEQRGTWKRFGCSESGKAFACSSRKKPFACSGSDKTFSQSLWEDPGEEDSEAGSPGGGLSDEDARPFRAPPPGADGLPPGLRGREGPRAGDGPVPGGRGGLRGKRHYCLYCQKGYCKIARHLEGVHLGEPEVASAVRFPKNSKERRLRLHQLRNRGDFTHNSRVARTGAGELVVCRRFGPKRELGDFRYCLHCKGLFSKLLLWKHMKNCKLKPKEVRDQASKFRRARAQACWALPTPSTPSVSEDLKRLVSGMMEDDVFATAKEDTCILKLGEDVLRRSGGDGRRYEYIRHRLRTVAKLLVEVRKRTPLRKMEDLLTPSNFPHVESAVRGLAGFDEEMKSCGTPSLARRLSCDLQGICCAVEDEALAAGNSDLAQSARGFRAMLRERWGELVPSGAPGPVWEDEPAPPLQLRLVRDVKLLSSYLDRKLEGMQSRFRRDPTRRSYGGLAQAVLAQVMLFNRCPRGAVSAMPLAAFTSRDATPGGPLAEDDSVSGLERRLCRHFARLELPGRGGERALVLLKPAAAAALELLVLSREACEVPRENGRVFARPGALSCYRGGAAVRRLAQECGAEDPAALSSGRLRRHVAAILNVIGLRESGALADLFGRDAEASGRRGMLAEAAAAADTAEDDLRLAEMAAVLLAEDERVSSEFSGVDDDEDEEIDPKEPSSENNAEELVEAPAPEDADNDGSPQSPKLRIHCPKPGAPKRKWERAEVEAVERHMMGFIWTRKLPGKHDCLRCLQSEPRALKDRNWSSVKYYIKNRITAAKKLK
- the LOC135255867 gene encoding uncharacterized protein LOC135255867 isoform X6 — its product is MATCTSFQVQMGSIMEVLTKTALAEITKLVNDASAALRLEICRSQRENEALKCKLLVMEGELRAARGCEEGTPDSSLNIALEVKVCDELREAHNWKGNVAVERVFDGVLSTSPAEDEQYVPVEKMKTVTDAMDIKYEPVDGEQDWSESVLLSGDWLEEDPRTSQSEAEQKIFEETSCGTSGAAVAAANGGEGPLCEEEELHMQPCPAGDPEKGLQVKLRQEPEGERERERPDHAVPLLGSGDLGLELPSGMVSEGCGRRGGRAPCEASSDASAEAESRWGIEGREEFICTCCGKTFPDALELQTHEEEQRGTWKRFGCSESGKAFACSSRKKPFACSGSDKTFSQSLWEDPGEEDSEAGSPGGGLSDEDARPFRAPPPGADGLPPGLRGREGPRAGDGPVPGGRGGLRGKRHYCLYCQKGYCKIARHLEGVHLGEPEVASAVRFPKNSKERRLRLHQLRNRGDFTHNSRVARTGAGELVVCRRFGPKRELGDFRYCLHCKGLFSKLLLWKHMKNCKLKPKEVRDQASKFRRARAQACWALPTPSTPSVSEDLKRLVSGMMEDDVFATAKEDTCILKLGEDVLRRSGGDGRRYEYIRHRLRTVAKLLVEVRKRTPLRKMEDLLTPSNFPHVESAVRGLAGFDEEMKSCGTPSLARRLSCDLQGICCAVEDEALAAGNSDLAQSARGFRAMLRERWGELVPSGAPGPVWEDEPAPPLQLRLVRDVKLLSSYLDRKLEGMQSRFRRDPTRRSYGGLAQAVLAQVMLFNRCPRGAVSAMPLAAFTSRDATPGGPLAEDDSVSGLERRLCRHFARLELPGRGGERALVLLKPAAAAALELLVLSREACEVPRENGRVFARPGALSCYRGGAAVRRLAQECGAEDPAALSSGRLRRHVAAILNVIGLRESGALADLFGRDAEASGRRGMLAEAAAAADTAEDDLRLAEMAAVLLAEDERVSSEFSGVDDDEDEEIDPKEPSSENNAEELVEAPAPEDADNDGSPQSPKLRIHCPKPGAPKRKWERAEVEAVERHMMGFIWTRKLPGKHDCLRCLQSEPRALKDRNWSSVKYYIKNRITAAKKLK